From a region of the Eulemur rufifrons isolate Redbay chromosome 7, OSU_ERuf_1, whole genome shotgun sequence genome:
- the PDHB gene encoding pyruvate dehydrogenase E1 component subunit beta, mitochondrial isoform X1 codes for MAAVSGLVRRPLQQVGSGTRPRWPCATPTTLSASPLSVLLSPRQVSGLLKRRFHRTAPAALQVTVRDAINQGMDEELERDEKVFLLGEEVAQYDGAYKVSRGLWKKYGDKRIIDTPISEMGFAGIAVGAAMAGLRPICEFMTFNFSMQAIDQVINSAAKTYYMSGGLQPVPIVFRGPNGASAGVAAQHSQCFAAWYGHCPGLKVVSPWSSEDAKGLIKSAIRDNNPVVVLENELMYGVPFEFPAEAQSKDFLIPIGKAKIERQGTHITVVSHSRPVGHCIEAATVLSKEGIECEVINMRTIRPMDIETIEASVMKTNHLITVEGGWPQFGVGAEICARIMEGPAFNFLDAPAVRVTGADVPMPYAKILEDNSVPQVKDIIFAIKKTLNI; via the exons ATGGCGGCGGTGTCTGGGCTGGTGCGGAGACCCCTTCAGCAGGTGGGCAGCGGCACGCGGCCCCGATGGCCCTGCGCGACCCCTACCACTCTCTCTGCGTCCCCTCTGAGCGTCCTTCTCTCTCCCCGCCAGGTCTCCGGGCTGCTGAAGAGACGTTTTCACCGGACCGCACCAGCTGCGCTGCAG GTGACAGTTCGTGATGCTATAAATCAAGGTATGGATGAGGAGCTGGAAAGAGATGAGAAGGTATTTCTGCTTGGGGAAGAAGTTGCCCAGTATGATGGGGCATACAAG GTTAGTCGAGGCCTGTGGAAGAAATATGGAGACAAGAGGATCATAGACACTCCCATATCCGAA ATGGGATTTGCTGGGATTGCTGTAGGTGCAGCTATG GCTGGGTTGCGGCCCATTTGTGAATTTATGACCTTCAATTTCTCTATGCAAGCCATTGACCAGGTTATAAACTCAGCTGCCAAAACCTACTACATGTCAGGGGGCCTTCAGCCTGTGCCCATAGTCTTCAGGGGGCCCAATGGTGCCTCAGCAGGCGTAGCTGCTCAACACTCACAGTGCTTTGCTGCGTGGTATGGGCACTGCCCAGGCTTAAAGGTGGTCAGCCCCTGGAGTTCAGAGGATGCCAAAGGACTTATAAAATCAGCCATTCGGGATAACAATCCAG TGGTGGTGCTAGAGAACGAATTGATGTATGGAGTTCCCTTTGAATTTCCTGCTGAAGCTCAGTCAAAAGATTTTCTCATTCCTATTGGAAAAGCCAAAATAGAAAGACAAG GGACACATATAACCGTGGTTTCCCATTCAAGACCTGTGGGCCACTGCATAGAAGCTGCAACGGTACTATCTAAAGAGGGAATTGAATGTGAG GTGATAAATATGCGTACCATCAGGCCAATGGACATTGAAACCATAGAAGCCAGTGTCATGAAGACAAATCATCTCATAACCGTGGAAGGAGGCTGGCCACAGTTTGGAGTAGGAGCTGAAATCTGTGCCAGGATCATGGAAG GTCCTGCATTCAATTTCCTGGATGCTCCCGCTGTTCGTGTCACTGGTGCTGACGTCCCTATGCCTTATGCAAAGATTCTAGAAGACAACTCTGTACCTCAGGTCAAAGACATCATATTTgcaataaagaaaacattaaatatctAG
- the PDHB gene encoding pyruvate dehydrogenase E1 component subunit beta, mitochondrial isoform X3, which yields MAAVSGLVRRPLQQVTVRDAINQGMDEELERDEKVFLLGEEVAQYDGAYKVSRGLWKKYGDKRIIDTPISEMGFAGIAVGAAMAGLRPICEFMTFNFSMQAIDQVINSAAKTYYMSGGLQPVPIVFRGPNGASAGVAAQHSQCFAAWYGHCPGLKVVSPWSSEDAKGLIKSAIRDNNPVVVLENELMYGVPFEFPAEAQSKDFLIPIGKAKIERQGTHITVVSHSRPVGHCIEAATVLSKEGIECEVINMRTIRPMDIETIEASVMKTNHLITVEGGWPQFGVGAEICARIMEGPAFNFLDAPAVRVTGADVPMPYAKILEDNSVPQVKDIIFAIKKTLNI from the exons ATGGCGGCGGTGTCTGGGCTGGTGCGGAGACCCCTTCAGCAG GTGACAGTTCGTGATGCTATAAATCAAGGTATGGATGAGGAGCTGGAAAGAGATGAGAAGGTATTTCTGCTTGGGGAAGAAGTTGCCCAGTATGATGGGGCATACAAG GTTAGTCGAGGCCTGTGGAAGAAATATGGAGACAAGAGGATCATAGACACTCCCATATCCGAA ATGGGATTTGCTGGGATTGCTGTAGGTGCAGCTATG GCTGGGTTGCGGCCCATTTGTGAATTTATGACCTTCAATTTCTCTATGCAAGCCATTGACCAGGTTATAAACTCAGCTGCCAAAACCTACTACATGTCAGGGGGCCTTCAGCCTGTGCCCATAGTCTTCAGGGGGCCCAATGGTGCCTCAGCAGGCGTAGCTGCTCAACACTCACAGTGCTTTGCTGCGTGGTATGGGCACTGCCCAGGCTTAAAGGTGGTCAGCCCCTGGAGTTCAGAGGATGCCAAAGGACTTATAAAATCAGCCATTCGGGATAACAATCCAG TGGTGGTGCTAGAGAACGAATTGATGTATGGAGTTCCCTTTGAATTTCCTGCTGAAGCTCAGTCAAAAGATTTTCTCATTCCTATTGGAAAAGCCAAAATAGAAAGACAAG GGACACATATAACCGTGGTTTCCCATTCAAGACCTGTGGGCCACTGCATAGAAGCTGCAACGGTACTATCTAAAGAGGGAATTGAATGTGAG GTGATAAATATGCGTACCATCAGGCCAATGGACATTGAAACCATAGAAGCCAGTGTCATGAAGACAAATCATCTCATAACCGTGGAAGGAGGCTGGCCACAGTTTGGAGTAGGAGCTGAAATCTGTGCCAGGATCATGGAAG GTCCTGCATTCAATTTCCTGGATGCTCCCGCTGTTCGTGTCACTGGTGCTGACGTCCCTATGCCTTATGCAAAGATTCTAGAAGACAACTCTGTACCTCAGGTCAAAGACATCATATTTgcaataaagaaaacattaaatatctAG
- the PDHB gene encoding pyruvate dehydrogenase E1 component subunit beta, mitochondrial isoform X2: MAAVSGLVRRPLQQVSGLLKRRFHRTAPAALQVTVRDAINQGMDEELERDEKVFLLGEEVAQYDGAYKVSRGLWKKYGDKRIIDTPISEMGFAGIAVGAAMAGLRPICEFMTFNFSMQAIDQVINSAAKTYYMSGGLQPVPIVFRGPNGASAGVAAQHSQCFAAWYGHCPGLKVVSPWSSEDAKGLIKSAIRDNNPVVVLENELMYGVPFEFPAEAQSKDFLIPIGKAKIERQGTHITVVSHSRPVGHCIEAATVLSKEGIECEVINMRTIRPMDIETIEASVMKTNHLITVEGGWPQFGVGAEICARIMEGPAFNFLDAPAVRVTGADVPMPYAKILEDNSVPQVKDIIFAIKKTLNI; encoded by the exons ATGGCGGCGGTGTCTGGGCTGGTGCGGAGACCCCTTCAGCAG GTCTCCGGGCTGCTGAAGAGACGTTTTCACCGGACCGCACCAGCTGCGCTGCAG GTGACAGTTCGTGATGCTATAAATCAAGGTATGGATGAGGAGCTGGAAAGAGATGAGAAGGTATTTCTGCTTGGGGAAGAAGTTGCCCAGTATGATGGGGCATACAAG GTTAGTCGAGGCCTGTGGAAGAAATATGGAGACAAGAGGATCATAGACACTCCCATATCCGAA ATGGGATTTGCTGGGATTGCTGTAGGTGCAGCTATG GCTGGGTTGCGGCCCATTTGTGAATTTATGACCTTCAATTTCTCTATGCAAGCCATTGACCAGGTTATAAACTCAGCTGCCAAAACCTACTACATGTCAGGGGGCCTTCAGCCTGTGCCCATAGTCTTCAGGGGGCCCAATGGTGCCTCAGCAGGCGTAGCTGCTCAACACTCACAGTGCTTTGCTGCGTGGTATGGGCACTGCCCAGGCTTAAAGGTGGTCAGCCCCTGGAGTTCAGAGGATGCCAAAGGACTTATAAAATCAGCCATTCGGGATAACAATCCAG TGGTGGTGCTAGAGAACGAATTGATGTATGGAGTTCCCTTTGAATTTCCTGCTGAAGCTCAGTCAAAAGATTTTCTCATTCCTATTGGAAAAGCCAAAATAGAAAGACAAG GGACACATATAACCGTGGTTTCCCATTCAAGACCTGTGGGCCACTGCATAGAAGCTGCAACGGTACTATCTAAAGAGGGAATTGAATGTGAG GTGATAAATATGCGTACCATCAGGCCAATGGACATTGAAACCATAGAAGCCAGTGTCATGAAGACAAATCATCTCATAACCGTGGAAGGAGGCTGGCCACAGTTTGGAGTAGGAGCTGAAATCTGTGCCAGGATCATGGAAG GTCCTGCATTCAATTTCCTGGATGCTCCCGCTGTTCGTGTCACTGGTGCTGACGTCCCTATGCCTTATGCAAAGATTCTAGAAGACAACTCTGTACCTCAGGTCAAAGACATCATATTTgcaataaagaaaacattaaatatctAG